A window from Littorina saxatilis isolate snail1 linkage group LG9, US_GU_Lsax_2.0, whole genome shotgun sequence encodes these proteins:
- the LOC138975938 gene encoding uncharacterized protein, giving the protein MSKDSSPRKLRSLPRVDYSEQTVTDDDNSSSSDVVDTSEYSLSDTSFVAAPAPPLAATPSGNPPTTMDYLQLGKEAGLTGRDLLDFVVEAEERKRNFELDAEERKRRLAMEEESHSYALANPEQTHAHQVALAAASATSKKSDIGIIADKIRLPYLDDGDDVDTYLAKFERIATQMKWEVSTWALRLSGHLKGKAAEVYTKLSVEIADDYDVLKDALLKAFHCTAKTYREKFRAAKRVGSETYEQGLERSKMYLDRWLHLAKGNRDFDSLYDLIRLEQFIDGLPADVKAFVKERSPGSADAAAAAAQAYLEAHEPDCKNPFSRRQTESVSAVSTSGAKKKHRQRRQAAKSEERESQVSSPASQDNSESVTTINAPPGEKKHCNYCNRDGHEADYCFKRARDVIAREKSSVTGSGQSSAIFGCVHVISADGSVPKLRSRLCPDCQAATAGDNYMVKVKICGIETEALRDTGSNISLARRDIVPKSCFTGKTRDLTGAFGPDSRVAQIAHVDVETPYYSGVIEVNVVNDLNTSVLIGNHFTLPSGVVVEVPTYGPRDSCAAVTRAQVKKDARGDLPLDPKSQGLQKTRQELIDAQESDPSLKRMRDLARDQHPWSSQGQGRVRFMYRANVLYREYCGSDGVFHRQVCVPHPFRSEVLTLGHSSPMAGHLAARRTLSRIWSDFYWPGMCADVRRFVASCESCQRTVPRGSLRRVALEKMPLVDVPFKQVVIDLIGPIHPPSGMSLVLQLSLYRLFHVIHSGIAIFGVTCHPRFPLGWGFVT; this is encoded by the coding sequence ATGTCTAAGGACTCGTCTCCAAGGAAATTACGTTCTTTACCACGTGTTGATTATTCCGAACAAACAGTCACTGACGACGATAATTCTTCTTCCTCTGACGTAGTTGATACTTCGGAGTATTCGCTTTCTGATACCTCTTTTGTTGCCGCTCCTGCTCCTCCGCTGGCTGCTACTCCCTCAGGTAATCCTCCTACCACCATGGACTACCTTCAGTTAGGTAAGGAGGCCGGTCTTACCGGACGTGATTTGTTGGATTTTGTGGTTGAGGCCGAAGAGAGGAAACGTAACTTTGAACTAGATGCTGAGGAGAGGAAACGCCGACTCGCCATGGAAGAAGAAAGCCACTCATACGCTTTAGCCAACCCGGAACAAACGCATGCTCACCAGGTTGCTTTGGCGGCCGCCTCAGCCACGTCCAAGAAATCAGACATTGGCATTATTGCCGACAAAATTCGGTTGCCTTATTTGGACGATGGGGATGATGTGGATACGTACCTGGCCAAGTTTGAGCGTATTGCTACGCAGATGAAGTGGGAGGTCTCGACTTGGGCCCTCAGGTTGAGTGGTCACCTCAAGGGCAAAGCTGCCGAGGTTTATACGAAGTTGTCAGTTGAAATAGCTGATGACTATGATGTTTTAAAGGATGCTCTTTTGAAAGCTTTCCATTGCACGGCAAAGACGTACAGAGAGAAGTTCCGCGCTGCCAAGCGTGTTGGTTCCGAGACATACGAGCAGGGGTTGGAGCGCAGCAAGATGTATTTGGACCGTTGGCTTCATCTTGCCAAAGGCAATCGTGATTTTGACAGCCTCTATGACCTCATTCGTCTTGAGCAGTTTATCGACGGTCTGCCCGCTGATGTCAAAGCATTTGTGAAGGAGCGGTCACCCGGATCGGCTGAcgctgctgctgccgctgccCAAGCTTATTTAGAAGCCCACGAGCCGGATTGCAAAAACCCGTTCTCTCGTCGTCAGACCGAGTCTGTCAGTGCCGTAAGTACTTCCGGTGCCAAGAAGAAGCATAGACAGCGTCGCCAGGCTGCCAAGTCTGAGGAGAGGGAGAGTCAGGTCAGTTCTCCTGCCTCTCAGGATAATTCTGAATCGGTGACCACCATTAATGCGCCGCCCGGGGAAAAGAAACATTGTAATTATTGTAATCGGGATGGCCACGAGGCTGATTATTGCTTCAAGCGTGCTCGTGACGTCATAGCTCGCGAAAAGTCGTCGGTTACCGGTTCCGGGCAGTCGTCCGCGATTTTTGGATGTGTTCATGTGATCTCCGCTGACGGTTCTGTGCCAAAGTTGCGTTCTCGGTTGTGTCCAGATTGTCAGGCTGCTACCGCAGGCGATAACTACATGGTCAAGGTAAAAATTTGTGGCATTGAGACCGAGGCTCTCAGAGACACGGGTTCCAACATATCGCTGGCTCGGCGTGATATCGTCCCTAAATCATGTTTCACAGGCAAGACCCGCGATCTCACCGGGGCGTTCGGCCCGGATAGTCGCGTCGCTCAGATTGCCCACGTGGATGTAGAGACACCTTATTACTCCGGAGTTATCGAGGTCAATGTCGTGAATGATCTCAACACTTCTGTTCTCATCGGGAATCACTTCACTCTTCCCTCCGGTGTGGTTGTCGAAGTCCCGACTTACGGCCCGCGCGATTCGTGTGCCGCTGTGACTCGTGCTCAGGTTAAGAAGGACGCCCGCGGCGATCTTCCCCTCGATCCTAAATCACAAGGTCTTCAGAAGACTAGGCAAGAACTGATTGATGCCCAGGAATCTGACCCTTCTCTCAAACGGATGCGTGATTTGGCTCGCGACCAGCACCCGTGGTCCTCCCAAGGTCAAGGCCGTGTGCGGTTCATGTATCGCGCCAACGTTTTGTACCGCGAGTATTGTGGTTCTGATGGAGTGTTCCACCGCCAAGTTTGCGTTCCTCACCCGTTCCGCAGCGAGGTCTTAACTCTAGGCCATTCTTCACCGATGGCCGGCCACCTAGCTGCTAGACGCACGTTGAGCCGGATCTGGTCGGATTTTTATTGGCCGGGCATGTGTGCCGACGTTCGCCGGTTTGTCGCGTCTTGCGAGTCGTGTCAGCGCACGGTTCCCCGCGGCAGTTTGCGCAGGGTTGCTCTCGAGAAAATGCCGCTGGTGGATGTTCCTTTCAAACAGGTAGTGATTGACCTCATCGGGCCCATCCATCCTCCGTCCGGCATGTCCCTAGTGCTTCAGTTATCTCTTTATAGACTTTTCCATGTCATACACTCTGGCATAGCCATCTTCGGTGTCACCTGTCACCCGCGGTTTCCTCTGGGATGGGGGTTTGTCACGTAG